Proteins encoded by one window of Streptomyces sp. NBC_01477:
- a CDS encoding XdhC family protein, with product MLDIADDLHRWCAQGRPFAVATVVATGGSAPRRPGAALAVDADGAAVGSVSGGCVEGAVYELCQEVLAAGDAARPVLQHFGYSDADAFAVGLTCGGEIDILVQRIDPAARPEIAAALAAAASGEAAAVARITAGPAELLGRALLVRPDGSYEGTLGDPVRDATAAAEARALLAAGRTAGTGIGADGSRCGEPLTLLVESSVPAPRMLVFGAIDFAAALVRTGAFLGYRVTLCDARPVFATPRRFPEADEVVVDWPHRYLDAEADAGRLDARTVVCVLTHDAKFDVPLLERALRMPLAYVGAMGSRRTHLDRLGRLRDVGLTELDLARLHSPIGLDLGARTPEETALSIAAEIVAHRNGGTGVPLTGAHTPIHRDQSPPVRRFGSPAA from the coding sequence ATGCTGGACATCGCTGACGACCTGCACCGCTGGTGCGCCCAGGGCCGGCCGTTCGCCGTCGCGACCGTGGTCGCCACCGGCGGCAGCGCCCCGCGCCGGCCCGGCGCGGCGCTGGCTGTCGACGCGGACGGCGCCGCCGTCGGCAGCGTGTCCGGCGGGTGCGTCGAGGGCGCGGTCTACGAGCTGTGCCAGGAGGTGCTGGCCGCCGGCGACGCCGCGCGGCCGGTGCTGCAGCACTTCGGCTACTCCGACGCGGACGCCTTCGCGGTCGGCCTGACCTGCGGCGGCGAGATCGACATCCTCGTCCAGCGGATCGACCCGGCCGCCCGGCCCGAGATCGCCGCCGCCCTGGCCGCCGCAGCCTCCGGTGAGGCGGCGGCGGTCGCCCGGATCACCGCGGGCCCGGCCGAACTCCTCGGCAGGGCGCTGCTGGTACGGCCCGACGGGTCCTACGAGGGCACCCTCGGCGACCCGGTGCGGGACGCCACCGCCGCCGCCGAGGCCCGCGCCCTGCTCGCCGCCGGCCGCACCGCGGGCACCGGGATCGGCGCCGACGGCAGCCGCTGCGGCGAACCGCTGACGCTGCTGGTCGAGTCGAGCGTGCCGGCGCCGCGGATGCTGGTCTTCGGCGCGATCGACTTCGCCGCGGCCCTGGTACGCACCGGCGCCTTCCTCGGCTACCGGGTGACCCTCTGCGACGCCCGCCCGGTCTTCGCCACCCCGCGCCGCTTCCCCGAGGCCGACGAGGTCGTCGTCGACTGGCCGCACCGCTACCTCGACGCCGAGGCGGACGCCGGGCGGCTCGACGCCCGTACGGTGGTGTGCGTCCTGACCCATGACGCGAAGTTCGACGTCCCGCTGCTGGAGCGGGCGCTGCGGATGCCGCTGGCCTACGTCGGCGCCATGGGCTCCCGGCGCACCCATCTGGACCGGCTGGGCCGGCTGCGCGACGTCGGCCTGACCGAACTCGACCTGGCCCGCCTGCACTCCCCGATCGGGCTCGACCTGGGCGCCCGCACCCCGGAGGAGACGGCGCTGTCCATCGCCGCCGAGATCGTCGCGCACCGCAACGGCGGCACCGGAGTGCCGCTGACCGGCGCGCACACCCCGATCCACCGCGACCAGAGCCCCCCGGTGCGCCGCTTCGGCTCCCCGGCGGCCTGA
- a CDS encoding FAD binding domain-containing protein, with translation MDFLRPATWQEALAAKAEHPSAVPIAGGTDVMVEINFDHRRPQHLLDLTRIGELEQWETGADTVRLGASVPYSRIMAGLRAELPGLALASHTVASPQIRNRGGVGGNLGTASPAGDAHPALLAGGGAVEAESVRGSRLIPIDDFYTGVKRNALAPDELIRAVHLKKATGPQQFSKVGTRNAMVIAVCAFGLALHPDTRTVRTGIGSAAPTPIRAKAAEEFLAAALEEGGLWDNGRPVPPAVARQFAVLAAGAANPIDDVRGTASYRRHALGVMARRTLGWTWAQYRGREGTTSCA, from the coding sequence ATGGATTTCCTGCGCCCCGCCACATGGCAGGAGGCGCTCGCCGCCAAGGCGGAGCACCCCTCGGCCGTGCCCATCGCGGGCGGCACCGACGTGATGGTCGAGATCAACTTCGACCACCGCAGGCCGCAGCACCTGCTGGACCTCACCCGCATCGGCGAGCTGGAGCAGTGGGAGACCGGCGCGGACACCGTACGGCTGGGCGCCTCGGTCCCGTACTCGCGGATCATGGCGGGGCTGCGCGCCGAACTGCCCGGGCTGGCGCTGGCCAGCCACACCGTGGCCTCCCCGCAGATCCGCAACCGCGGCGGCGTCGGCGGCAACCTCGGCACCGCCTCGCCGGCCGGCGACGCCCATCCCGCGCTGCTCGCGGGCGGCGGCGCGGTCGAGGCGGAGTCGGTGCGCGGCAGCCGGCTGATCCCGATCGACGACTTCTACACCGGGGTCAAGCGCAACGCGCTGGCGCCCGACGAGCTGATCAGGGCCGTGCATCTGAAGAAGGCGACCGGGCCGCAGCAATTCTCCAAGGTCGGCACCCGCAACGCCATGGTGATCGCGGTGTGCGCCTTCGGGCTCGCGCTGCACCCCGACACCCGTACGGTCCGCACCGGGATCGGCTCAGCCGCGCCCACGCCGATCCGGGCGAAGGCCGCGGAGGAATTCCTCGCCGCGGCGCTGGAGGAGGGCGGCCTGTGGGACAACGGCAGGCCCGTACCGCCAGCGGTGGCACGGCAGTTCGCCGTCCTGGCGGCGGGCGCCGCCAACCCGATCGACGACGTGCGCGGCACCGCCTCCTACCGGCGGCACGCGCTGGGCGTGATGGCCCGCAGGACGCTGGGCTGGACATGGGCGCAGTACCGCGGCAGGGAGGGGACCACATCATGCGCGTGA
- a CDS encoding DUF2637 domain-containing protein, which yields MRDISLDWVLSGIVGLVVLAACAVVFRSRRTRVAESGGAQADSWERSEERRRRKEAIYGSASYVLLFCCAAVAAALSFHGLVGFGRENLNLTGGWEYLVPFGLDGAAMFCSVLAVREASHGDAALGSRMLVWLFAGAAAWFNWVHAPRGVDHAGAPQFFAGMSLSAAVLFDRALKQTRRAALREQGLVPRPLPQIRMVRWLRAPRETFAAWSLMLLEGVRTLDEAVEEVREDKRQREHNVLRQRDHQRLERAKIKALNRQNRPWPRGGRGGRQVELPAASAAGGGQAASEPAIGAGANHPSAELPVRARPALQPVREETAQPAGAASAAIDLTAEDDTMTLPRLDSLERKLEEMERQFG from the coding sequence ATGAGAGACATATCGCTGGACTGGGTGCTCTCGGGCATCGTCGGCCTGGTCGTGCTCGCGGCCTGTGCCGTCGTGTTCCGCAGCCGCCGTACGCGCGTCGCAGAAAGCGGCGGCGCGCAGGCCGACTCGTGGGAGCGCAGTGAGGAACGCCGCCGCCGCAAGGAGGCGATCTACGGCAGCGCTTCGTACGTGCTGCTCTTCTGCTGCGCCGCCGTGGCCGCCGCGCTGTCCTTCCACGGCCTGGTCGGCTTCGGCCGGGAGAATCTGAATCTGACCGGCGGCTGGGAGTACCTGGTGCCGTTCGGCCTGGACGGGGCGGCCATGTTCTGCTCCGTGCTGGCCGTCCGGGAGGCCAGCCACGGTGACGCGGCGCTCGGCTCACGCATGCTGGTGTGGCTGTTCGCCGGCGCCGCGGCCTGGTTCAACTGGGTGCACGCGCCGCGCGGGGTGGACCACGCGGGCGCGCCGCAGTTCTTCGCCGGGATGTCGCTGTCGGCCGCGGTGCTCTTCGACCGCGCGCTCAAGCAGACCCGCCGGGCGGCGCTGCGCGAGCAGGGCCTGGTGCCGCGTCCGCTGCCGCAGATCCGGATGGTGCGCTGGCTGCGGGCGCCGCGGGAGACCTTCGCGGCCTGGTCGCTGATGCTGCTGGAAGGCGTGCGGACGCTGGACGAGGCGGTCGAGGAGGTCCGCGAGGACAAGCGGCAGCGCGAGCACAATGTGCTGCGGCAGCGCGACCACCAGCGGCTGGAGCGGGCCAAGATCAAGGCGCTGAACCGGCAGAACAGGCCCTGGCCGCGCGGCGGCAGGGGCGGCCGGCAGGTGGAGCTGCCCGCGGCGAGCGCGGCAGGCGGCGGTCAGGCCGCATCGGAGCCTGCCATAGGTGCGGGGGCGAACCACCCGTCCGCGGAACTGCCGGTACGCGCACGGCCCGCCCTCCAGCCGGTGCGCGAGGAGACGGCGCAGCCCGCGGGCGCCGCGTCCGCGGCCATCGACCTGACAGCCGAGGACGACACCATGACGCTGCCCCGGCTGGACTCGCTGGAGCGGAAACTGGAGGAGATGGAGCGGCAGTTCGGCTGA
- a CDS encoding (2Fe-2S)-binding protein, producing MRVTFTVNGRPQEADDVWEGESLLYVLRERMGLPGSKNACEQGECGSCTVRLDGVPVCSCLVAAGQVQDRRVDTVEGLAGADGELSVVQLAFVDAGAVQCGFCTPGLLVAADELLERRPSPSDGDIREALSGNLCRCTGYEKILDAVRLAAARTGQAV from the coding sequence ATGCGCGTGACCTTCACCGTCAACGGCCGGCCGCAGGAGGCCGACGACGTATGGGAGGGCGAGAGCCTGCTGTACGTACTGCGGGAGCGGATGGGGCTGCCGGGCTCCAAGAACGCCTGCGAGCAGGGCGAGTGCGGCTCGTGCACGGTACGCCTCGACGGTGTGCCGGTGTGCTCGTGCCTGGTCGCCGCCGGGCAGGTGCAGGACCGGCGGGTCGACACCGTCGAGGGCCTGGCCGGCGCGGACGGCGAACTCTCCGTCGTCCAGCTGGCGTTCGTGGACGCCGGCGCCGTCCAGTGCGGCTTCTGCACCCCGGGACTGCTGGTCGCCGCCGACGAACTGCTCGAACGCCGTCCGTCGCCCAGCGACGGCGACATCCGCGAGGCGCTGTCCGGCAATCTGTGCCGCTGCACCGGCTACGAGAAGATCCTCGACGCGGTCCGCCTGGCGGCCGCCCGTACCGGACAGGCGGTGTGA
- a CDS encoding GntR family transcriptional regulator codes for MQQPREPGATAHAGWAPLPAPRRMPERLSVRDQVLDELRDALLAGELPPGSVHSAPVLAARYGVSATPVREAMQLLAREGAVEVLPNRGFRVACHTERDLAQIAEVRMLVEIPVVLALARTLPGARWEALRPLAAAAVAAAAAGERAGYAEADRAFHRAVLGLAGNPHMVAVADDLHRRAQWPATAPVLGGRPTLLAHAAQHDELLTALAGGAPAEHLLRDHLASTP; via the coding sequence GTGCAGCAGCCGAGGGAACCGGGCGCGACCGCGCACGCCGGGTGGGCGCCGCTGCCCGCCCCGCGCCGGATGCCGGAACGGCTCTCGGTACGCGACCAGGTGCTCGACGAGCTGCGGGACGCGCTGCTCGCCGGTGAACTGCCGCCCGGCTCCGTCCACTCCGCGCCCGTGCTCGCCGCGCGCTACGGGGTCTCCGCCACGCCCGTGCGCGAGGCGATGCAGCTGCTCGCCCGGGAGGGCGCGGTCGAGGTGCTGCCCAACCGCGGCTTCCGGGTGGCCTGCCACACCGAGCGCGATCTCGCCCAGATCGCCGAGGTGCGGATGCTGGTCGAGATCCCCGTGGTGCTGGCGCTGGCCCGGACGCTGCCGGGGGCGCGGTGGGAGGCGCTGCGACCGCTCGCCGCCGCGGCGGTGGCCGCTGCCGCGGCCGGGGAACGGGCCGGTTACGCGGAGGCCGACCGGGCGTTTCACCGGGCGGTGCTCGGGCTCGCGGGGAATCCCCACATGGTCGCTGTCGCGGACGATCTGCACCGGCGGGCGCAGTGGCCGGCCACTGCGCCCGTGCTCGGTGGGCGGCCCACCCTCCTTGCGCATGCGGCGCAGCACGACGAGCTGCTCACCGCCCTCGCGGGCGGTGCCCCCGCGGAGCACCTGCTCCGCGACCACCTCGCCTCCACGCCCTGA
- a CDS encoding ATP-binding protein — MRAVADTRRRLRDQLRQWGVAALADTAELLATEIVTNALQHTGGGAVLTATLSPGPARRLRVEVHDSLGRRPPPRPPGGIRPSDDATSGRGLLLVEALADTWGIQARGAGKIVWFELTPRVS; from the coding sequence CTGCGCGCCGTCGCGGACACCCGCAGACGGCTGCGGGACCAGCTGCGGCAGTGGGGCGTGGCGGCACTCGCCGACACGGCCGAACTGCTCGCCACCGAGATCGTCACCAACGCGCTCCAGCACACCGGCGGGGGAGCGGTGCTCACCGCGACCCTCTCGCCGGGACCCGCGCGGCGGCTGCGGGTCGAGGTGCACGACTCGCTCGGCAGGCGTCCGCCGCCGCGCCCGCCGGGCGGCATACGGCCGTCCGACGACGCCACCTCGGGCCGCGGGCTGCTGCTCGTCGAGGCGCTCGCCGACACCTGGGGCATCCAGGCGCGCGGGGCCGGCAAGATCGTGTGGTTCGAACTCACCCCCAGGGTGTCCTGA
- a CDS encoding (2Fe-2S)-binding protein, with protein MPVTSPAYARLAAVLPELRVTEGEPRSDPGWIGSQQLAAGGAVLDAFIGWDAEQIVREYGSPPRPDVAATLGLHRYAWPACLLFTVPWFLHRRVPRLPVGDVSFHRESGRMTVRTRSFGCLPDDPAAALPGARVLPTEAALRDELRAALAEHLTPVLDAFRPRLRRGPRALWGMATDEITEGLWHIGCLMDREERAVADLTALLPGGTAPYVGGAHFRGTPQIPDMPGAPESDCTRDRLTCCLFYTVSPDDACGSCPRGAESDRNRRRATAA; from the coding sequence ATGCCTGTGACCAGCCCCGCGTACGCCCGTCTCGCGGCCGTCCTCCCCGAGCTGCGGGTGACCGAGGGCGAACCGCGGTCCGACCCGGGCTGGATCGGCTCGCAGCAGCTGGCGGCGGGCGGCGCGGTGCTGGACGCGTTCATCGGGTGGGACGCGGAGCAGATCGTCCGCGAGTACGGCAGCCCGCCGCGGCCCGATGTCGCCGCGACGCTCGGCCTGCACCGTTACGCCTGGCCGGCGTGCCTGCTCTTCACGGTGCCGTGGTTCCTGCACCGCAGGGTGCCGCGGCTGCCGGTGGGCGATGTGTCCTTCCACCGCGAGTCCGGCCGGATGACCGTACGCACCCGCTCCTTCGGCTGCCTACCGGACGACCCGGCCGCCGCGCTGCCCGGCGCCCGCGTCCTGCCCACGGAGGCGGCGCTGCGCGACGAGCTGCGGGCGGCGCTGGCGGAGCATCTGACGCCGGTGCTTGACGCGTTCAGGCCCCGGCTGCGGCGCGGCCCGCGCGCGCTGTGGGGCATGGCGACCGACGAGATCACCGAAGGCCTGTGGCACATCGGCTGCTTGATGGACCGCGAGGAGCGCGCGGTGGCCGATCTGACGGCGCTGCTCCCGGGCGGCACGGCACCTTACGTCGGCGGCGCACATTTCCGCGGCACCCCGCAGATCCCGGACATGCCGGGCGCGCCGGAGAGCGACTGCACGCGCGACCGTCTGACATGCTGTCTGTTCTACACCGTCAGCCCGGATGACGCCTGCGGGTCCTGCCCGCGGGGTGCGGAATCGGACCGAAACAGGCGCCGCGCGACGGCCGCCTGA
- a CDS encoding xanthine dehydrogenase family protein molybdopterin-binding subunit has protein sequence MGITRTPTSLTQSSATKGGIGESTLRPDGVLKVTGEFAYSSDLWHEDMLWGHTLRSTVAHAAIVSIDTAEALATPGVHAVLTYDDLPTEVRHYGLEIQDTPVLAHGKVRHHGEPVALVAADHPETARRAAAKIRVEYAALPVVTDEASATARDAVLVHEGREDHHIGHVPHPNIVHRQPIVRGDAARAAARADVVVSGSYDFGMQDQAFLGPESGLAVPAEDGGVDLYVATQWLHSDLRQIAPVLGLPERKVRMTLSGVGGAFGGREDLSMQIHGCLLALRTGRPVKIVYNRFESFFGHVHRHPAKLWYEHGATRDGRLTHLRCRIVLDGGAYASASPAVVGNAASLAVGPYVVDDVDIEALALYTNNPPCGAMRGFGAVQACFAYEAQMDKVAAELGMDPVEFRRINAMEQGAIMPTGQVVDSPAPVAELLRRVKARPLPPERQWETTEGADVRALPGGLSNTTHGEGVVRGVGYAVGIKNVGFSEGFDDYSTARVRIQVINGEAVATVHTAMAEVGQGGVTVHAQIARSELGVTQVTIQPADTRVGSAGSTSASRQTYMTGGAVKNTCEAVREKVLDLGRRRFGSHHPAWATAELLLEGGKVVTDGGEALADIADVLEDDVVDLELEFRHRPTQAFDLRTGQGNGHVQYSFAAHRAVVEVDTELGLVKVVELACAQDVGKALNPLSVVGQIQGGTTQGLGVAVMEEIVVDPKTALVRNPSFTDYLIPTILDTPTIPVDVLELADEHAPYGLRGVGEAPTLSSTPAVLAAIRQATGLELNRTPVRPEHLTGA, from the coding sequence ATGGGCATCACCCGGACCCCCACCAGCCTCACCCAGTCCAGCGCCACCAAGGGCGGCATCGGCGAGTCCACGCTGCGCCCCGACGGCGTGCTGAAGGTCACCGGCGAGTTCGCGTACTCCTCGGACCTGTGGCACGAGGACATGCTGTGGGGCCACACGCTGCGCAGCACCGTCGCGCACGCCGCCATCGTGTCCATCGACACCGCCGAGGCGCTGGCCACCCCCGGTGTCCACGCCGTGCTGACCTACGACGACCTGCCCACCGAGGTCAGGCACTACGGCCTGGAGATCCAGGACACCCCGGTGCTCGCGCACGGCAAGGTCCGCCACCACGGAGAGCCGGTCGCGCTGGTCGCCGCCGACCACCCGGAGACCGCCCGCAGGGCCGCCGCCAAGATCCGCGTCGAATACGCGGCGCTGCCCGTCGTCACCGACGAGGCCTCGGCGACCGCGCGGGACGCGGTCCTGGTGCACGAGGGCCGCGAGGACCACCACATCGGCCATGTCCCGCACCCCAACATCGTCCACCGCCAGCCGATCGTCCGCGGCGACGCGGCGCGGGCCGCCGCGCGCGCCGATGTGGTCGTCAGCGGCAGTTATGACTTCGGCATGCAGGACCAGGCCTTTCTCGGCCCCGAGTCCGGGCTCGCGGTGCCCGCGGAGGACGGCGGCGTCGACCTCTACGTGGCGACCCAGTGGCTGCACTCCGATCTGCGGCAGATCGCCCCGGTGCTCGGCCTGCCCGAGCGGAAGGTCCGTATGACGCTGTCCGGCGTCGGCGGCGCCTTCGGCGGCCGGGAGGACCTGTCGATGCAGATCCACGGCTGCCTGCTGGCGCTGCGCACCGGCAGACCGGTCAAGATCGTCTACAACCGCTTCGAGTCCTTCTTCGGCCATGTCCACCGCCACCCGGCGAAGCTCTGGTACGAGCACGGCGCCACCCGCGACGGCAGGCTGACCCATCTGCGCTGCCGCATCGTGCTGGACGGCGGCGCCTACGCCTCCGCCTCGCCCGCCGTGGTCGGCAACGCCGCCTCGCTCGCGGTCGGCCCGTACGTGGTGGACGACGTCGACATCGAGGCGCTGGCCCTCTACACCAACAACCCGCCCTGCGGGGCGATGCGCGGCTTCGGCGCGGTCCAGGCGTGCTTCGCCTACGAGGCCCAGATGGACAAGGTCGCCGCGGAACTGGGCATGGACCCGGTGGAATTCCGGCGGATCAACGCCATGGAGCAGGGCGCGATCATGCCCACGGGACAGGTCGTGGACTCGCCCGCGCCGGTCGCCGAGCTGCTGCGCAGGGTCAAGGCCCGCCCGCTGCCGCCGGAGCGCCAGTGGGAGACCACCGAGGGCGCCGACGTCCGCGCGCTGCCCGGCGGCCTGTCCAACACCACCCACGGCGAGGGCGTCGTGCGGGGCGTCGGCTACGCGGTCGGCATCAAGAACGTCGGCTTCTCCGAGGGCTTCGACGACTACTCCACCGCCCGGGTGCGGATACAGGTCATCAACGGCGAGGCCGTCGCGACCGTGCACACCGCGATGGCCGAGGTCGGCCAGGGCGGTGTCACCGTGCACGCGCAGATCGCCCGCAGCGAGCTGGGCGTCACCCAGGTCACCATCCAGCCCGCCGACACCCGGGTCGGGTCGGCCGGCTCCACCTCCGCCTCCCGGCAGACGTACATGACCGGCGGCGCGGTCAAGAACACCTGCGAGGCCGTCCGGGAGAAGGTGCTCGACCTGGGCCGCCGCAGATTCGGCAGCCACCACCCCGCCTGGGCCACCGCGGAACTGCTGCTCGAAGGCGGCAAGGTCGTCACCGACGGCGGTGAGGCGCTGGCCGACATCGCCGACGTCCTGGAGGACGACGTGGTCGACCTGGAGCTGGAGTTCAGGCACCGGCCCACCCAGGCCTTCGACCTGCGTACCGGCCAGGGCAACGGCCATGTGCAGTACAGCTTCGCCGCCCATCGCGCGGTCGTCGAGGTGGACACAGAACTGGGCCTGGTCAAGGTGGTCGAACTGGCCTGCGCCCAGGACGTCGGCAAGGCGCTCAACCCGCTGTCGGTGGTCGGCCAGATCCAGGGCGGCACCACCCAGGGCCTCGGGGTCGCGGTGATGGAGGAGATCGTCGTCGACCCGAAGACCGCCCTGGTCCGCAACCCGTCCTTCACCGACTACCTGATCCCCACGATCCTCGACACGCCGACCATCCCGGTCGATGTGCTCGAACTCGCCGACGAGCACGCCCCCTACGGGCTGCGCGGTGTCGGCGAGGCACCGACCCTGTCGTCCACACCGGCGGTCCTCGCGGCCATCCGGCAGGCGACAGGGCTGGAGCTGAACAGGACCCCGGTCAGGCCGGAGCACCTGACCGGAGCATAG
- a CDS encoding PucR family transcriptional regulator, whose amino-acid sequence MRLRALLDTEALGLRLLGGEAELDRTVRGVMTTDLRDPSRYLTGGELVLTGLAWRRSAADSDAFVRLLAGAGVAGLAAGDAELGSIPDDLVEACARHRLPLFAVDERVAFATITEYVVRQVSGERAGDLAAVVERHRRLMSSGPAGGGPGAVLDLLGSDLDLRAWVLSSTGREIGAAGNPLPAPVRAELAGAQQAATRTGRRGPHRIAVQGRTYSLFPVRAGAGTADVRSRVLSDWFLAVEADAGEWPTERLDLLQGVTQLIAVERDRRDAARAVRRRLAGEVFDLVRGGAAPAEVGARLRAAAPVLVPGAGGDPYWQIVVAKVDWAGGEVPGGPVAQALLEEVLADPAAQGPDAADRIAVAHAEGKAMALVPLIGGAPAQGQTGAAPEPLHAEALLGLLRGPLARGLGDDGRLTVGVSAAVHSPEGLRGALEEARHARRVAAARNGRVCVAGHEELASHVLLLPFVPDDVRRAFTARLLDPLRAYDRRHRSELIPTLEAFLDCDGSWTRCASRLHLHVNTLRYRISRIEQLTGRDLARLEDKLDFFLALRMS is encoded by the coding sequence ATGCGGCTGCGCGCGCTCCTCGACACCGAAGCTCTCGGCCTGCGGCTGCTGGGCGGCGAAGCGGAGCTGGACCGCACCGTCCGCGGTGTGATGACCACGGACCTGCGGGACCCCAGCCGCTATCTCACCGGCGGCGAACTGGTGCTGACCGGGCTGGCCTGGCGGCGCTCCGCCGCGGACAGCGACGCCTTCGTCCGCCTGCTGGCCGGCGCGGGTGTCGCCGGGCTCGCGGCGGGCGACGCGGAGCTGGGCTCGATCCCGGACGACCTGGTGGAGGCCTGTGCCCGGCACCGGCTGCCGCTGTTCGCGGTGGACGAGCGGGTCGCCTTCGCGACCATCACCGAATACGTCGTCCGGCAGGTCTCCGGCGAGCGGGCCGGCGATCTGGCGGCGGTCGTCGAACGCCACCGCCGGCTGATGTCCTCGGGTCCCGCGGGCGGCGGCCCCGGCGCCGTGCTCGACCTGCTCGGCAGCGACCTGGACCTGCGGGCCTGGGTGCTGTCGTCCACCGGCCGGGAGATCGGCGCCGCGGGCAACCCGCTGCCCGCGCCGGTCCGCGCGGAGCTGGCCGGCGCCCAGCAGGCCGCGACCCGCACCGGCCGCCGCGGCCCGCACCGGATCGCGGTGCAGGGACGTACGTACTCGCTGTTCCCGGTACGCGCGGGCGCCGGCACCGCCGACGTACGCTCGCGGGTGCTGTCCGACTGGTTCCTGGCCGTCGAGGCGGACGCCGGGGAATGGCCGACGGAACGCCTGGACCTGCTGCAGGGCGTCACCCAGCTGATCGCCGTCGAACGCGACCGGCGGGACGCCGCCCGCGCGGTCAGGCGGCGCCTGGCGGGCGAGGTCTTCGACCTGGTCAGAGGCGGCGCCGCGCCCGCCGAGGTCGGGGCGCGGCTCCGCGCCGCCGCCCCCGTCCTGGTGCCGGGCGCCGGCGGCGACCCGTACTGGCAGATCGTGGTCGCCAAGGTGGACTGGGCCGGCGGCGAGGTGCCCGGGGGACCCGTGGCGCAGGCGCTGCTCGAAGAGGTGCTGGCCGACCCGGCCGCGCAGGGGCCCGACGCGGCCGACCGGATCGCCGTCGCGCACGCCGAGGGCAAGGCGATGGCGCTGGTCCCGCTGATCGGCGGCGCCCCCGCCCAGGGCCAGACCGGCGCCGCCCCCGAGCCGCTGCACGCCGAGGCGCTGCTCGGGCTGCTGCGCGGACCGCTGGCCCGCGGCCTCGGTGACGACGGCCGGCTGACGGTGGGCGTCAGCGCCGCCGTCCACTCCCCCGAGGGCCTGCGCGGCGCCCTGGAGGAGGCCAGGCACGCCCGCCGGGTCGCCGCGGCCCGCAACGGCCGGGTGTGCGTGGCGGGCCACGAGGAACTGGCCTCGCACGTCCTGCTGCTGCCCTTCGTGCCCGACGACGTCCGCCGCGCCTTCACCGCCCGGCTGCTGGACCCGCTGCGTGCCTACGACCGCAGGCACCGCTCGGAACTCATCCCGACCCTCGAAGCCTTCCTCGACTGCGACGGCTCCTGGACCCGGTGCGCGAGCCGCCTGCATCTGCATGTCAACACCCTGCGGTACCGGATCTCCAGGATCGAGCAGCTGACCGGCCGTGACCTGGCCCGACTCGAGGACAAGCTGGACTTCTTCCTGGCGCTGCGGATGAGTTAG